In Balearica regulorum gibbericeps isolate bBalReg1 chromosome 2, bBalReg1.pri, whole genome shotgun sequence, one DNA window encodes the following:
- the MYLIP gene encoding E3 ubiquitin-protein ligase MYLIP isoform X2 encodes MDGLAPYRFKLRVKFFVEPHLILQEQTRHMFFLHIKEDLLAGNLQCSSEHAIELSALLAQMKFGDYNQNTAKYNYEELCAKELTTTILESIVAKHKDLEGLSQASAEYQVLQIVTTLENYGVEWHSVRDSEGQKLLIGVGPEGISICKDDFSPINRIAYPVVQMATQSGKNVYLTVTKESGNSVVLLFKMISTRAASGLYRAITETHAFYRCDTVTSAVMMQYSRDLKGHLASLFLNENINLGKKYVFDIKRTSKEVYDHARRALYNAGIVDLVSRSDQTPPSSPLKSSESSMNCDNCEGLSCQQTKALQEKLRKLKESMLCMVCCEEEINSTFCPCGHTVCCKSCAAQLQLCPVCRSRVEHVQHVYLPTHTSLLNLTVI; translated from the exons GCATATGTTTTTCTTGCATATAAAAGAAGATCTTCTTGCTGGTAATCTTCAGTGTTCTTCAGAGCATGCAATTGAACTTAGTGCATTGTTGGCACAGATGAAGTTTGGAGATTATAACCAGAACACTGCCAAGTACAATTATGAAGAGTTGTGTGCAAAAGAGCTCACCACTACCATTTTGGAGAG CATTGTTGCAAAGCACAAGGACCTAGAAGGCCTAAGCCAAGCTTCTGCTGAATACCAAGTTCTACAGATTGTTACGACACTGGAGAACTATGGGGTAGAGTGGCACTCAGTGAGAGATAGTGAAGGGCAAAAACTCCTTATTGGTGTTGGACCTGAAGGCATATCCATCTGTAAAGATGACTTCAGTCCTATCAACAG GATTGCTTATCCTGTTGTTCAAATGGCAACTCAGTCTGGGAAGAATGTATATCTGACTGTTACCAAGGAGTCTGGTAATAGTGTAGTTCTCTTGTTTAAGATGATCAGTACAAGAGCAGCAAGTGGGCTCTATAGAGCAATTACAGAGACGCATGCATTTTACAG GTGTGACACTGTCACCAGTGCTGTCATGATGCAGTATAGTCGAGACTTAAAGGGCCACTTAGCATCTCTATTcttgaatgaaaacattaatcTTGGTAAAAAATACGTCTTTGACATTAAAAGAACATCAAAAGAAGTTTATGATCATGCAAGGCGAGCTCTGTATAATGCTGGCATTGTGGATCTTGTTTCAAGAAGTGACCAAACTCCACCAAGTTCCCCCCTTAAGTCTTCGGAAAGCAGCATGAACTGTGACAACTGTGAGGGTCTTAGCTGCCAACAAACAAAAGCTCTGCAAGAGAAGTTGCGGAAGCTAAAGGAGTCCATGCTCTGTATGGTGTGttgtgaagaagaaataaattcaacCTTTTGTCCCTGCGGCCACACAGTATGCTGCAAGAGCTGTGCTGCCCAGTTACAG ttgtgTCCTGTTTGCAGATCTCGTGTAGAGCACGTCCAGCACGTGTATTTGCCAACCCACACCAGTCTTCTCAATCTGACTGTGATATGA